One Plectropomus leopardus isolate mb chromosome 1, YSFRI_Pleo_2.0, whole genome shotgun sequence DNA segment encodes these proteins:
- the sult5a1 gene encoding sulfotransferase family 5A, member 1, whose translation MARLDVIETFHGILFPGHLHTQDSLQLALKFPFEDTDIVIVTYPKSGTTWMQEIVTLISNRGNPDLSQTVPNWARAPWLEHYYFTAVLEASPTRPRIITTHLPYHLLGPALQGTKAKVIYVSRNPKDAVVSFYHFHKMANFLPDAGSFPEFLDQFLEGTLCYGSWFDHIKGWTSQTATMDNLLYMTYEEMSLDLHAAIKRVSAHLHCPLLEDEFNSCVKHCSFSHMKDNKMVNYTLVNEDIMDHSRGSFMRKGKIGDWKNMFTEELDQYFKCVFKSKMADCTLEFVWEERLKEETEANEQIPQKNTEM comes from the exons ATGGCTAGGTTAGATGTTATAGAGACATTTCATGGTATTTTATTTCCTGGACACCTGCACACCCAGGATTCTTTACAGCTTGCTCTCAAATTCCCGTTTGAGGACACGGATATCGTCATTGTCACCTATCCAAAGTCAG GCACCACATGGATGCAGGAAATTGTGACTCTCATATCCAACAGAGGGAATCCAGACTTATCCCAAACTGTCCCAAACTGGGCTCGGGCTCCCTGGTTGGAACATTATTATTTCACTGCAGTGCTGGAGGCATCACCCACCAGACCTCGAATCATCACCACACACCTGCCTTATCACCTGCTGGGACCTGCCCTCCAGGGCACCAAAGCCAAG GTCATCTACGTGAGCAGAAACCCTAAAGATGCGGTAGTGTCCTTTTACCACTTCCACAAAATGGCCAACTTCCTTCCTGATGCTGGTTCATTTCCAGAATTTTTAGATCAGTTTCTGGAGGGCACAC TGTGCTATGGCTCCTGGTTTGACCACATTAAAGGCTGGACCAGTCAGACAGCAACTATGGACAACCTGCTTTACATGACCTACGAGGAGATGTCGTTG GATCTACATGCAGCCATAAAGAGGGTGAGCGCTCACCTACATTGTCCCCTGCTGGAGGACGAGTTCAACAGCTGTGTGAAACACTGCAGCTTCAGCCACATGAAGGACAACAAGATGGTCAACTACACCCTGGTTAATGAAGACATCATGGACCATAGCAGGGGCTCCTTCATGAGAAAAG GTAAGATTGGAGACTGGAAAAACATGTTCACAGAGGAGCTGGATCAATATTTCAAATGCGTCTTCAAGTCCAAGATGGCGGACTGCACTTTGGAGTTTGTGTGGGAGGAGCGGCTTAAAGAGGAGACAGAAGCTAATGAACAAAtcccacagaaaaacacagaaatgtga